The following is a genomic window from Anopheles aquasalis chromosome 3, idAnoAquaMG_Q_19, whole genome shotgun sequence.
GAGACGACGGTTAAAGGACATGTTTACGCAATTCATCAAGGGTTCAACATTCGTGCTAAGCGAGTCAAGACAGCCCTTTATCAGTCACGCACTCGCAGTTTGCGTTGCGGTTATCAAAAGGGGTTGCAAAAGCAAATGAGCGATTCAGCTCATTAATCCAACGCCGCCACAGTAATGTCCTTTCAACGATATCCCACAATGAAGCGATGAGTGTCGCTTTTCAGGCAGAATACGGAAAGCTAATTTTAACAGATTTCCACTGATTTGCGCTCTACCAACACGTGCTGCAACGTTCGAAAATGGTAACACAATATCATGTCCCATGATGAGCGTGATTGATGAAGGATGCTGTTGGCTGCAAAAATTCAATTATTGATTAACATCATACCCTGGCGGTGGttggtcgctgctgctgctggttggcgcaAACAACGGGGACTCGTGTAACTGAGTGGCCTTCCGATACATGTTGACTTTGGTGACTCTCGGTGACTACAGTACACTACACTAGCAACACAGGCTAATGGAACCGTGTGTTTATTGATGGAGCTTCCACGATCGTGCGGCCACCCTTCAGGCACTTCGGGATCTGAGGCCTCACACCCCGAGCCCATTATCAAGCGACACCATGTGgtgattcaattaaaaataaatgcaCAAACCAGCTAAATGTACAGACTTGTACACACATAAATTGACCCGGTGACCTCTGGAGCGGTCAGATGAACACAAAGGAGGGGACACATTTAATGTAACCATTGGTGCCGTCCACCGTCATCGGCACCCTTCGGCACACCGCAAAGTGTAATTCACAATTCACGTTGGTGTTTATCGTAAAAATTGTTCATTTTTCCTCCTGTTATTCCGACCTTTTGCTCCCATCGTAATCTCCAATTAATACTTGATCATGTTGGCGAGCGATGTAAATTTACACCGTTTGCGGATTTCCTGCAACGCCACTTACTCCCTGCATCGGAACAAGTGATGGATTGGAAatgaatcattaaaaaaaacgataaaggGTTTGACTTCATTAAAGCTTTAAATTGTACTTTTAGGAGCATGTCGATGGGTATGAAAGCGGTTCTTCGCGTCATGAAAGGACGAAATGGGTAAACAAAGCATTATAAACAGTCGCAATCCTAGGCTGCGTCCTGTGGCAGCAATTTTGACTGAAACCCCAAACGGATAAcggtggttgttgtgtgtgcggaagGCGAAGCTTAATGAAGTGCGCATATGGATAACATTGGTGAAAGTTGGCGAACATGAACATGTAACTCTCGTCAATAATGTCAATCCAATTGTTGTgtcatttcaacatttttcttcAACGGAAAATGAGTACTAGTTGGGGAGGTTTGATGGGAAATGTTTACGATGAACGAAGGATGAAAGAAATCCGCTCGGCAACACCACGCCGGGTAAGCGCGACTGTCGCCATGCTACATACCATCTCCCAGTCGATGCTCTTGAAGAAGGAATGATTAACGATATCCATGAAGGCAGAGTCGCGATTGCAGCCCAAACGGTCGGCCGGGTTTTTGTTGAGGAATCCTTTCAACACGGAGGCGGCCTTCACGCTGAGCGATCGCGGAATACGGATCGTTTTCTCCAGTATCACCTGGAACAGATAGTCTTCCGTGTTCTGGTACGACGCGGAAGCGGAAATGAAAGGAAGCGAGTGTGAATTAAGCCAAATTTCTCGACCCATGGTCGCCATGGTTGGCAAACCGGGAACGACCTCACCAACCTGATCCGGGTTCTCGGAAGCACCGGCAATATCGAACGGACTGCGCCCGGCCAACATCTCATACAGTAGCACGCCCAGTGCCCACCAATCGACGGAAAAGCCTGTGGGGCGAGCGAAGTGCATTTCATATTTATCCTCCCTCTGGCCACCAAAgtaacacaaacaacacaagcACGTGCACGTGCCCGCTTACCGTAGTCCTCGCCGCGCAGTATCTCCGGTGCGATGTAGTTCGGTGTACCGCAGAAGGTGGACGTCGTATCGCCCGGTCTGATGCCCTCCTTGCACATACCGTAGTCGGTGAGCTTGATGTGGCCCTCGTGGTCAAGCAGCACGTTGTCCAGCTTCAGATCTCGATAGATGATGCCCTTCTCGTGCAGGAAGTTCAGGGCCAAACTGATTTCCGCCGCATAGAACCGTGCGTGCTCCTCCGGCAGGCGCCGCTGGCGCTGCATGTGGAACATCAGATCTCCACCACGCACGAACTCAATCACGAAGAACAGCCTGCAAGTAAGCAAGAAAACCACACGGTACACAAGGGAAAGACCGGAAGGGTTGTGCTGGTGTCAAGGGAAGACTCTCGCCCGGAACCTACCGGGATGGCGTCTGGAAGCACGAATGCAAACCGACCAGGAACGGATGGTTTGAGGCCGTCTCGAAGACGTGTTTCTCTGTCTGCACCCAGTCGATATCTTCGTCATCGGTCACGAGTGCCTTCTTGATCACCTTCATCGCATAGATGCGCCGAGTTTTCTTCagctccaccatcagcaccttGGCGTAGCTGCCACGACCAATGACGCTGTgcgaggaaagggaagaaagtaTTTTCATGACTTTGTTACGAAAGGGGAGCCACAACACGACGGTGAAGGTCGTGTAAGTATTGAATCGATGGATTTATGACGGTACGTACCGGATCAATTCGAAGTCGTTTAGCGAGTACTGCCGTTGGGTGACGGGCTCGAGCGGTTCCTCGACGTTATCGTTCACTTCGATCGCTACCTGATCCGATCCATCGCCAGCGTTCGGCTCGTGCGGATAGTCTAGCGGGGCCTGGATAACCTCGCCCGTGCTCGACTCATCGTTCGGATCGTGATGCTGTGAATGTACAAAAGCGGAACGTTTACGAAAGGCCGACAGCAAGTGCATTTAAGGGGCAGAAGGCAGGCAGAGAACGACGAGCGGGGCGATTTGTGACCTGCATTTTCAAGAAACTGGATCGATCCTGGATATATATTCCTTCTTGGGCAAGAGATTGCAGCCACAGTAAGAGTGTGTGGCAGTGTTGGCTGCAggtgaatttaatttaatttttaacctTGCTCTTGGCCCATCCCAGGACGATGGAACGTGCTGCTATCCACTCTGGTCTAGAAGGTACACCATACCATATCCTATTCCTCTGCTACcatcacggaacggaatcaaaTATGGAAATGGCGTACATTGAGGACCAAAGCGTTGGATCCAGAGtgatgaagagaaagagaacgaaagagagagcgtgaaCGTCGTTGGCTGAAGCACCTAAAGTAAAAAGGGAATTCcggtttttcccatttcccccaGTAGTGTTgggttttatttctttttttttttgccgggaGTGAAAATCCAGTACAACACCAGGCCATAACGCGCGCCCGCCGCtgccatccaccaccatcgtctcGGGAGGCTCTTCGTTTCCCCGTACTTACATCACGCTCCTTGAAGACCGGTTCGACATGCTCGTTGCTGCACGGTTTATTGCCAAGCTTGTGGCACTTTTtgtgcaccagcagcttgcACTGGATGCACTTGAATCCCTGCCGGCCGAGACCCCAGATGCGGTCGTGGCAAAAGGCGCAGAAGGCTTTCtgtgaacggaacgggaagaaAGGATGAACAGGGtaagcgccatcgccatcgccatcaatgCAAAATTTATATGAATCTCGATCGCCATTTTTGCTTTCCGGGCTTCGCTCGTTAAACGTCGTCACGGCGCGGCGCTGCATTTAATGCATTCCTGGCGCAAGCGGTGCCCGCACCGCGAGTCTAATgaagaaaattcaataaaccgaaaccgagcgaacgggcgagcgaAGCCATTACCGGGGCGACACAGACCATCACCACGCTTCAGCGCTCGGGGACGGTGagcgcacagacacagagggAGACACTTACTCGATTGAATCGCTTCGCTTGGAATATGTGCCCATTTATCCGGTACAGCTTGCGCCATCGTCTAGCTCCTCTTCGATAGATGCTACCTGTgggtgagaaaaaaagggaaaaagggaaaaatactATCAGTCTGAGACGCTCTGTTACCCTTATCCAATCTTCTGTTGCTTGGAAGCACAAGTTAAAGGACCAAAGGATTGAACTGCGAGTTTGCTGTAATCCGTACCTCAAACTTGGTGCTTTGTCTGCGTGTCTGGAAATTATTTGAAATCGTAGCCTGGGAAGAAGAGGGTGACAAATTATGGCAACCATAGAATCACCGTAattaatcaccatcaccgcgacGCTCCGAGAAAGGGCAAAACTTCACCACGAAAGCGTTAGTCGTGAGAAAGACAAATATAACATTTAGTAAAAGTTGCACATTCCGATTTCCTTTCACTAATTCCACGAATAGGATACTACCGGCCGGGAGTTGCACTCAATTCTGCGCAGCGGACAAGCGCTGCTTTCCTGTGAGTAATGTGTGAAGATTGACAACTACTTCCCTTCTACTCAAGTATTCCATCATTCACCTTACACCACATAAAACCCCACCACGCACACAGTACACGCCCTCACGTGTGGCCGGTGTAACAAAGGGGAAAAGTTTGCTGGAAGGTAAACCTAGATTCCCGAGCAGACGAAAGGTCGTCGAGAGGAACATGTTGCGATGCGGTATCCCAACGGGAACACCAACAACGGGCCATAGGGTCAGATAGTGAAGCATTTCCTGCGTACTCCAGACGAACGAGATCCacatccatcatcaccgttggTTTGGAACTGCTAGTGGCCTGTacgagatggtggtggtgcgcatcGTGCAGACGACAATGCCAGCcgggagagagtgagggagggaAGGTGATACGCACCACCAGATTTTGAATGTGAATGGTTACGTCCCTGATGGCCTGAGCGCAGCAAGAGTGCTAATGCTAATATTTGCCTTTTGCGTGTAGGTTTTGTGGAATTATGTGTCCACACTTCTGCACACACAGCCCTCACACTCGTAAAGGTGCACAATGTAGTGAAATGGGTTTTTAGGACGAAAAGGACTCCAAGCTTACCTCGTCTACGCCATAAGTTGGCCTCGAGCAACAAACGAAAGCTCATCCGGTTGATGGTCGGTTGAAGACAATGTAAAACTGATTGCATCTTCATTTTATCATTGCAGAGGATTTACTGCGGCACAAGGAAAGCAACCAAGTGCGCCATTGATTGcacaccacaacagcaacatgtggggatgtttaatgtttccttctcgtgtttttttttttgctctaaCATTAAATCAAGTGCCACGAGCAATACGAGCGATGAGTACCATTAGCAGCAGATCTGTGGCGCCACTTGCCAGACACCGAATGCTGTGGAGCTCTGGCAACTGCCTCCGCACAGAATCCAATTCAATGTTCGTACCCATCAGCCCTAAATGATCGAATGGGCTATTCGTTCGCACCTTGCGCTACCGTTGGTGGACGAACAAATCATCACGAATGAAGgccacaacatcatcatccttcattCGCTGGTACCGTTGCCTCCAGCGATCCAGGTGGAAAATCCAATAAACGCTGTCCGTCCGGCCCGCCGGCCGGCAATCCCCATTCCAGCCATCGTTATGGGCTTATGCGGCCGGCAAGGACATGCCAACAATCCCGTCAGGAGCAGgtagcaataaaaaaaaccagaaagtAGAAGCGGATGAACTACGCTAAGCTCGGTACGGCCCTCGGTGGCCCACTGCCTTCGCTCGTTTCCAGCATCTTCCAGCTCATCATTCAGGCAGTGTGTATCGAGGTGATACTTCCTggaactactactactacttccaGCAGTCCTTTCGTCCACGTCGGTCCATCTGTTAGCTGagagctcgatcgctcgctcactcgctcatgACGCTCGGCCGCTCACTGTGCGCGGCGTTCGCTCCGGCCACCGGAAGGATAATTGGATTAAGTCAATTAAACTGTTAACTGCTTACAAGTCCGAGGAACTCCGAGAGGCATGGTGATCCCGGCCCCAAAATAAGTGTCCGAGGCGAAAGAAGCCGCCGGATGGAAGCCGAATGGGTTAACTGGAGTgggagcgaaggaaaaagtgGGCAACAGAACGGAGCACTCTCGAGTGCTCCATTCTCCGATTGATGGCATGGCGGTACGAGCGATCCGAACCGTAGAAATGGTGGCCTTTTCTGGTGCTCTCGTCACACCAGCACTTTGCGCTCTATGGCCAATTACCCAGAGGGGCCGCTCCTCTTTTGggaaggtggaaaatgtgaaaagttAGATTTGAGATGATCAGGTTCAGCGCATAAATGATTTGTAATGTTGGAAATGAAGGATTAGGTTGAATGACCATTCCAATAAAGCATTTTGTAACTTCCGGAAAGAGCAaatataatttataatttatcTAACAAGTCTTTAGCTAAAAAGAGTCAATGAGTTCCCGATTACCATttgtcggttgttgttgtttttctcttttaaaaGAAAGCCTTACAGCATCTGCACATCTTTAAAATAGGGACACTATAAATTTCTACACTTTGAAGTCGATTCAACAAGACTCGAAAGCGTCTCAAAACAAGCCTTTGAgcggggggcttcggtaatttctgaccaaaaaaggatcatttttgacgattttttatgacgtAACCATTTAACTTTAATTTTTAAAGTGAATCTCATATTAAACTGccacttttgaagaatatttggttctattttggggaaaatttattaaaaacttcatccatggcatcaaatttctgaAGGTGCGTTTgcaaaaagatactttttgcggtgcccatcgtagctgcgtgatgagtcatcagaaaaaaCACGAATCGAATCTCTTTTGACAGATTATAAGTTTAATTACGCTAAattaacgaaaaaaagaacttGTTAACTAACAAGAAGTTCTGTATAACAGGAATTTAAGATAGATTTAAAACAGATTAATG
Proteins encoded in this region:
- the LOC126578936 gene encoding atypical protein kinase C isoform X5 — protein: MPIQIANESNNSGGGGGGHEIKVKIAYSGEVMITYIDESISYEGLCREMREICRFSPDQVFTMKWVDEENDPCTIQSDIELDEAIRLYEVNRDSELVIHVFPNVPSAPGLSCVGEDRSIYRRGARRWRKLYRINGHIFQAKRFNRKAFCAFCHDRIWGLGRQGFKCIQCKLLVHKKCHKLGNKPCSNEHVEPVFKERDHHDPNDESSTGEVIQAPLDYPHEPNAGDGSDQVAIEVNDNVEEPLEPVTQRQYSLNDFELIRVIGRGSYAKVLMVELKKTRRIYAMKVIKKALVTDDEDIDWVQTEKHVFETASNHPFLVGLHSCFQTPSRLFFVIEFVRGGDLMFHMQRQRRLPEEHARFYAAEISLALNFLHEKGIIYRDLKLDNVLLDHEGHIKLTDYGMCKEGIRPGDTTSTFCGTPNYIAPEILRGEDYGFSVDWWALGVLLYEMLAGRSPFDIAGASENPDQNTEDYLFQVILEKTIRIPRSLSVKAASVLKGFLNKNPADRLGCNRDSAFMDIVNHSFFKSIDWEMLEQKQITPPFRPRLDSDRDLANFPPEFTDEPVHLTPDDDRVIDKIDQSEFEGFEYVNPLLMSLEDCV
- the LOC126578936 gene encoding atypical protein kinase C isoform X7, whose translation is MLISSNRIGLLRWLPKQQVTTLPEVFPNVPSAPGLSCVGEDRSIYRRGARRWRKLYRINGHIFQAKRFNRKAFCAFCHDRIWGLGRQGFKCIQCKLLVHKKCHKLGNKPCSNEHVEPVFKERDHHDPNDESSTGEVIQAPLDYPHEPNAGDGSDQVAIEVNDNVEEPLEPVTQRQYSLNDFELIRVIGRGSYAKVLMVELKKTRRIYAMKVIKKALVTDDEDIDWVQTEKHVFETASNHPFLVGLHSCFQTPSRLFFVIEFVRGGDLMFHMQRQRRLPEEHARFYAAEISLALNFLHEKGIIYRDLKLDNVLLDHEGHIKLTDYGMCKEGIRPGDTTSTFCGTPNYIAPEILRGEDYGFSVDWWALGVLLYEMLAGRSPFDIAGASENPDQNTEDYLFQVILEKTIRIPRSLSVKAASVLKGFLNKNPADRLGCNRDSAFMDIVNHSFFKSIDWEMLAQKEVTPPYIPSFDGCDQDITCHFDPQFTREPADLTPDDPRVIDKIDQSEFEGFEYVNPLLMSLEDCV
- the LOC126578936 gene encoding atypical protein kinase C isoform X8, which translates into the protein MNLPFVNPKSGSNYRGFRLAEVFPNVPSAPGLSCVGEDRSIYRRGARRWRKLYRINGHIFQAKRFNRKAFCAFCHDRIWGLGRQGFKCIQCKLLVHKKCHKLGNKPCSNEHVEPVFKERDHHDPNDESSTGEVIQAPLDYPHEPNAGDGSDQVAIEVNDNVEEPLEPVTQRQYSLNDFELIRVIGRGSYAKVLMVELKKTRRIYAMKVIKKALVTDDEDIDWVQTEKHVFETASNHPFLVGLHSCFQTPSRLFFVIEFVRGGDLMFHMQRQRRLPEEHARFYAAEISLALNFLHEKGIIYRDLKLDNVLLDHEGHIKLTDYGMCKEGIRPGDTTSTFCGTPNYIAPEILRGEDYGFSVDWWALGVLLYEMLAGRSPFDIAGASENPDQNTEDYLFQVILEKTIRIPRSLSVKAASVLKGFLNKNPADRLGCNRDSAFMDIVNHSFFKSIDWEMLAQKEVTPPYIPSFDGCDQDITCHFDPQFTREPADLTPDDPRVIDKIDQSEFEGFEYVNPLLMSLEDCV
- the LOC126578936 gene encoding atypical protein kinase C isoform X3, whose translation is MAWGYWSATAVDRGRSPRRNTQLAQNQYHAQGYQQPPQQHQQQQQPVPQQQPHQQQQQQQYTLANSHSQQPSMHCSVLSLNTCPQSVELPPPPLPQQQLICSNGSQSQLHQQHQQQQQQQPQQMCSSPCHSPCHSPQFIEQLPPELPCTPCTFSRRQSLDSPQANQLSDIICRATQPSIQSAGNTLTRGTSLRDTGDYAVPHPHPHTHHYMSTSATPPSLSRVGSCPGSTGGSGSGHGSGSGSSPGGGPGSGGGGSGSVGGSGMGGGVGGFCSGSILGGSQGRLEYIECSHYDRMPLPIPVQIPIVPPPQQQLLSEDEIEPAYATVFPNVPSAPGLSCVGEDRSIYRRGARRWRKLYRINGHIFQAKRFNRKAFCAFCHDRIWGLGRQGFKCIQCKLLVHKKCHKLGNKPCSNEHVEPVFKERDHHDPNDESSTGEVIQAPLDYPHEPNAGDGSDQVAIEVNDNVEEPLEPVTQRQYSLNDFELIRVIGRGSYAKVLMVELKKTRRIYAMKVIKKALVTDDEDIDWVQTEKHVFETASNHPFLVGLHSCFQTPSRLFFVIEFVRGGDLMFHMQRQRRLPEEHARFYAAEISLALNFLHEKGIIYRDLKLDNVLLDHEGHIKLTDYGMCKEGIRPGDTTSTFCGTPNYIAPEILRGEDYGFSVDWWALGVLLYEMLAGRSPFDIAGASENPDQNTEDYLFQVILEKTIRIPRSLSVKAASVLKGFLNKNPADRLGCNRDSAFMDIVNHSFFKSIDWEMLAQKEVTPPYIPSFDGCDQDITCHFDPQFTREPADLTPDDPRVIDKIDQSEFEGFEYVNPLLMSLEDCV
- the LOC126578936 gene encoding atypical protein kinase C isoform X6; the encoded protein is MWNLMDAGYYGSSYFVAAVGPSQVVSAGELFPNVPSAPGLSCVGEDRSIYRRGARRWRKLYRINGHIFQAKRFNRKAFCAFCHDRIWGLGRQGFKCIQCKLLVHKKCHKLGNKPCSNEHVEPVFKERDHHDPNDESSTGEVIQAPLDYPHEPNAGDGSDQVAIEVNDNVEEPLEPVTQRQYSLNDFELIRVIGRGSYAKVLMVELKKTRRIYAMKVIKKALVTDDEDIDWVQTEKHVFETASNHPFLVGLHSCFQTPSRLFFVIEFVRGGDLMFHMQRQRRLPEEHARFYAAEISLALNFLHEKGIIYRDLKLDNVLLDHEGHIKLTDYGMCKEGIRPGDTTSTFCGTPNYIAPEILRGEDYGFSVDWWALGVLLYEMLAGRSPFDIAGASENPDQNTEDYLFQVILEKTIRIPRSLSVKAASVLKGFLNKNPADRLGCNRDSAFMDIVNHSFFKSIDWEMLAQKEVTPPYIPSFDGCDQDITCHFDPQFTREPADLTPDDPRVIDKIDQSEFEGFEYVNPLLMSLEDCV
- the LOC126578936 gene encoding atypical protein kinase C isoform X4, which produces MPIQIANESNNSGGGGGGHEIKVKIAYSGEVMITYIDESISYEGLCREMREICRFSPDQVFTMKWVDEENDPCTIQSDIELDEAIRLYEVNRDSELVIHVFPNVPSAPGLSCVGEDRSIYRRGARRWRKLYRINGHIFQAKRFNRKAFCAFCHDRIWGLGRQGFKCIQCKLLVHKKCHKLGNKPCSNEHVEPVFKERDHHDPNDESSTGEVIQAPLDYPHEPNAGDGSDQVAIEVNDNVEEPLEPVTQRQYSLNDFELIRVIGRGSYAKVLMVELKKTRRIYAMKVIKKALVTDDEDIDWVQTEKHVFETASNHPFLVGLHSCFQTPSRLFFVIEFVRGGDLMFHMQRQRRLPEEHARFYAAEISLALNFLHEKGIIYRDLKLDNVLLDHEGHIKLTDYGMCKEGIRPGDTTSTFCGTPNYIAPEILRGEDYGFSVDWWALGVLLYEMLAGRSPFDIAGASENPDQNTEDYLFQVILEKTIRIPRSLSVKAASVLKGFLNKNPADRLGCNRDSAFMDIVNHSFFKSIDWEMLAQKEVTPPYIPSFDGCDQDITCHFDPQFTREPADLTPDDPRVIDKIDQSEFEGFEYVNPLLMSLEDCV